A region of Streptomyces sp. WMMC500 DNA encodes the following proteins:
- a CDS encoding DUF948 domain-containing protein codes for MSGGEVAGILVAVFWAILVSFLAVALFRLARTLRAAGELVTRVTEEAVPLLAEAGATVRSAHTQLARVDAIAADVQEVTANASALSSTVSTAFGGPLVKVAAFGYGVRRALGRDRGAAADGGEVIVGGSVGGPAGAPAATARVPAARRGFSARRRKG; via the coding sequence GTGTCCGGTGGAGAGGTGGCCGGCATCCTCGTGGCCGTCTTCTGGGCCATCCTGGTCTCGTTCCTGGCCGTGGCACTCTTCCGGCTCGCCCGGACGCTCCGCGCCGCGGGCGAGTTGGTCACGCGCGTGACCGAGGAGGCCGTCCCGCTTCTCGCGGAGGCCGGCGCCACGGTCCGCTCGGCCCACACCCAGCTCGCGCGGGTCGACGCCATCGCCGCCGACGTCCAGGAGGTCACGGCCAACGCCTCGGCCCTGTCCTCCACCGTCTCCACCGCCTTCGGCGGCCCCCTGGTGAAGGTGGCCGCGTTCGGGTACGGGGTGCGCCGCGCGCTCGGCCGGGACCGCGGCGCGGCGGCGGACGGCGGCGAGGTGATCGTCGGCGGCTCGGTCGGCGGCCCGGCCGGCGCGCCCGCCGCGACCGCCCGGGTGCCCGCCGCCCGCCGGGGCTTTTCCGCCAGGCGCAGAAAGGGCTGA
- the rpsD gene encoding 30S ribosomal protein S4, producing MNQPRPKVRKSRALGIPLTPKAAKYFEARPYPPGMHGRGRKQTSDYKVRLLEKQRLRAQYDISERQLVRAYERASKVQGKTGEALIVELERRLDALVLRAGLARTVYQSRQMVVHGHIAVNGRKVDRPSFRVRPEDVVTVRERSREKYPFQVAREGGYAPDGETPRYLEVNLPALAFRLDREPNRREIPVICDEQLVVEYYAR from the coding sequence GTGAACCAGCCGCGCCCCAAGGTCCGCAAGTCGCGGGCCCTCGGCATCCCGCTCACCCCGAAGGCCGCCAAGTACTTCGAGGCGCGCCCCTACCCGCCCGGCATGCACGGCCGCGGTCGCAAGCAGACCAGCGACTACAAGGTCCGGCTGCTGGAGAAGCAGCGGCTGCGCGCGCAGTACGACATCAGCGAGCGCCAGCTCGTGCGGGCGTACGAGCGTGCCAGCAAGGTGCAGGGCAAGACGGGCGAGGCGCTGATCGTCGAGCTGGAGCGCCGCCTGGACGCGCTGGTCCTGCGCGCGGGCCTGGCCCGGACCGTCTACCAGTCCCGGCAGATGGTCGTCCACGGCCACATCGCGGTCAACGGCCGCAAGGTCGACCGGCCGTCCTTCCGGGTCCGCCCGGAGGACGTGGTGACGGTCCGCGAGCGCAGCCGTGAGAAGTACCCCTTCCAGGTCGCGCGCGAGGGCGGCTACGCCCCGGACGGCGAGACCCCCCGCTACCTGGAGGTCAACCTGCCGGCGCTCGCCTTCCGGCTGGACCGGGAGCCCAACCGCCGCGAGATCCCCGTCATCTGCGACGAGCAGCTCGTCGTGGAGTACTACGCCCGCTGA
- a CDS encoding bifunctional (p)ppGpp synthetase/guanosine-3',5'-bis(diphosphate) 3'-pyrophosphohydrolase produces MPDEAHRSTAAPPEKQPGAADRPLPPRAVENGSGRRAAPPDGRAQPATPARVEPASGHGGGQAGRGGSPSRVRARLARLGVQRQSPYNPVLEPLLRIVRGNDPKADTSTLRQIERAYQVAERWHRGQKRKSGDPYITHPLAVTTILAELGMDPATLMAGLLHDTVEDTEYGLEDLRRDFGDQVTLLVDGVTKLDKVKFGEAAQAETVRKMVVAMAKDPRVLVIKLADRLHNMRTMRYLRREKQEQKARETLEIYAPLAHRLGMNTIKWELEDLAFAILYPKMYDEIVRLVAERAPKRDEYLAVVIDEVQQDLRSARIKATVTGRPKHYYSVYQKMIVRGRDFAEIYDLVGIRVLVDSVRDCYAALGTIHARWNPVPGRFKDYIAMPKFNMYQSLHTTVIGPEGKPVELQLRTFDMHRRAEYGIAAHWKYKQEAAGGAARQQGAGARRGGKSEQVNDMAWLRQLIDWQKETEDPGEFLDALRFDLSRNEVFVFTPKGDVIALPAGATPVDFAYAVHTEVGHKTIGARVGGRLVPLESALDNGDTVEVFTSKAAGAGPSRDWLNFVKSPRARNKIRAWFSKERRDEAIEQGKDAIARAMRKQNLPIQRILTGDSLVTIAHEMRYPDISALYAAIGEGHISAQNVVQKLVQALGGEEAATEDIEETAPPLRGKTRKRRAVNDPGVIVKGVDDVWVKLSRCCTPVPGDPIIGFVTRGKGVSVHRADCVNVESLSQQPERIIEVEWAPTQSSVFLVAIQVEALDRSRLLSDVTRVLSDQHVNILSAAVQTSRDRVATSRFTFEMGDPKHLGHVLKAVRKVEGVYDVYRVTSARNN; encoded by the coding sequence TTGCCAGACGAGGCTCATCGGTCCACCGCAGCGCCGCCCGAGAAGCAGCCCGGCGCGGCGGACCGCCCGCTGCCCCCGCGGGCCGTGGAGAACGGCTCCGGGCGCCGTGCCGCGCCGCCGGACGGGCGTGCGCAGCCGGCCACCCCCGCGCGCGTCGAGCCCGCCTCGGGCCACGGCGGCGGGCAGGCCGGCCGCGGCGGGTCGCCGAGCCGCGTGCGCGCGCGGCTGGCGCGCCTCGGCGTGCAGCGGCAGAGCCCGTACAACCCGGTGCTGGAGCCGCTGCTGCGGATAGTGCGCGGGAACGACCCGAAGGCCGACACCTCCACGCTGCGCCAGATAGAGCGCGCCTACCAGGTCGCCGAGCGCTGGCACCGCGGCCAGAAGCGCAAGAGCGGCGACCCGTACATCACCCACCCCCTGGCCGTCACCACGATCCTGGCGGAGCTGGGCATGGACCCCGCCACGCTGATGGCCGGGCTGCTGCACGACACGGTCGAGGACACCGAGTACGGGCTCGAAGACCTGCGCCGTGACTTCGGCGACCAGGTGACGCTGCTGGTGGACGGCGTCACCAAGCTGGACAAGGTCAAGTTCGGCGAGGCCGCGCAGGCGGAGACCGTGCGCAAGATGGTCGTCGCCATGGCCAAGGACCCCCGGGTCCTGGTGATCAAGCTCGCCGACCGGCTGCACAACATGCGCACGATGCGCTACCTGCGCCGGGAGAAGCAGGAGCAGAAGGCGCGCGAGACCCTGGAGATCTACGCGCCGCTGGCCCACCGGCTGGGCATGAACACCATCAAGTGGGAGCTGGAGGACCTCGCCTTCGCGATCCTCTACCCGAAGATGTACGACGAGATCGTCCGGCTGGTCGCCGAGCGCGCCCCGAAGCGGGACGAGTACCTGGCGGTCGTCATCGACGAGGTCCAGCAGGACCTGCGCAGCGCCCGGATCAAGGCGACCGTCACCGGCCGCCCGAAGCACTACTACAGCGTCTACCAGAAGATGATCGTCCGCGGCCGCGACTTCGCCGAGATCTACGACCTGGTGGGCATCCGCGTCCTCGTCGACTCGGTCCGCGACTGCTACGCGGCGCTCGGCACCATCCACGCGCGGTGGAATCCCGTCCCCGGACGGTTCAAGGACTACATCGCGATGCCCAAGTTCAACATGTACCAGTCGCTGCACACGACGGTCATCGGGCCCGAGGGCAAGCCCGTCGAGCTGCAGCTCCGCACGTTCGACATGCACCGCCGCGCCGAGTACGGCATCGCCGCGCACTGGAAGTACAAGCAGGAGGCCGCCGGCGGCGCCGCCCGCCAGCAGGGCGCCGGCGCCCGCAGGGGCGGGAAGTCCGAGCAGGTCAACGACATGGCCTGGCTGCGCCAGTTGATCGACTGGCAGAAGGAGACCGAGGACCCCGGCGAGTTCCTGGACGCGCTGCGCTTCGACCTCTCCCGCAACGAGGTCTTCGTCTTCACGCCCAAGGGCGACGTGATCGCCCTGCCGGCCGGCGCCACGCCCGTCGACTTCGCGTACGCCGTGCACACCGAGGTCGGGCACAAGACCATAGGAGCGCGGGTCGGCGGCCGGCTCGTACCGCTGGAATCCGCGCTCGACAACGGCGACACCGTCGAGGTCTTCACCTCCAAGGCGGCCGGCGCGGGCCCCTCCCGGGACTGGCTGAACTTCGTCAAGTCGCCCCGCGCGCGCAACAAGATCCGCGCCTGGTTCTCCAAGGAGCGCCGGGACGAGGCGATCGAGCAGGGCAAGGACGCCATCGCCCGGGCCATGCGCAAGCAGAACCTGCCGATCCAGCGCATCCTCACCGGCGACTCCCTGGTCACCATCGCGCACGAGATGCGCTACCCCGACATCTCCGCGCTCTACGCGGCGATCGGCGAGGGCCACATCTCCGCGCAGAACGTGGTGCAGAAGCTGGTCCAGGCGCTCGGCGGCGAGGAGGCGGCCACCGAGGACATCGAGGAGACCGCCCCGCCGCTGCGCGGCAAGACCCGCAAGCGCCGGGCGGTCAACGACCCCGGGGTGATCGTCAAGGGCGTCGACGACGTGTGGGTGAAGCTCTCCCGCTGCTGTACGCCGGTGCCCGGAGACCCGATCATCGGCTTCGTCACCCGCGGCAAGGGCGTCTCCGTGCACCGCGCGGACTGCGTCAACGTCGAGTCGCTGTCGCAGCAGCCCGAGCGGATCATCGAGGTGGAGTGGGCGCCGACGCAGTCGTCGGTCTTCCTCGTCGCCATCCAGGTGGAGGCCCTCGACCGCTCCCGGCTGCTCTCGGACGTCACCAGGGTGCTGTCCGACCAGCACGTGAACATCCTGTCCGCCGCCGTGCAGACCTCCCGCGACCGGGTGGCCACCTCGCGCTTCACCTTCGAGATGGGCGATCCGAAGCACCTGGGACACGTGCTGAAGGCGGTACGGAAGGTGGAGGGCGTCTACGACGTGTACCGCGTCACCTCCGCCCGGAACAACTGA
- a CDS encoding MBL fold metallo-hydrolase, whose protein sequence is MLIAGFPAGAWGTNCYLLAPAAGEECVIVDPGHRAADGVAEAVAKHRLKPVAVVLTHGHLDHVASVLPVCGAHDVPAWIHPADRYMLTDPEKALGLSVGAPLLGDLTVGEPDDLVELADGAELELAGLSLTVAHAPGHTKGSVTFRLPEQPEVPQVLFSGDLLFAGSIGRTDLPGGDSAEILRSLARVCLPLDDSTVVLPGHGPQTTIGRERAGNPFLQELAAGRAGGQAAPLRHRRRM, encoded by the coding sequence GTGCTCATTGCCGGGTTCCCCGCGGGCGCATGGGGCACCAACTGTTATCTCCTCGCCCCGGCCGCGGGGGAGGAGTGTGTGATCGTCGACCCCGGGCACCGGGCCGCCGACGGCGTCGCCGAAGCGGTCGCCAAGCACCGGCTCAAGCCGGTCGCGGTCGTGCTCACCCACGGGCACCTGGACCACGTCGCCTCGGTGCTCCCCGTCTGCGGCGCCCACGACGTGCCCGCCTGGATCCACCCCGCCGACCGGTACATGCTCACCGACCCGGAGAAGGCGCTCGGCCTGTCCGTCGGAGCGCCGCTGCTCGGCGACCTGACGGTAGGCGAGCCGGACGACCTGGTCGAGCTCGCCGACGGCGCCGAGCTGGAGCTGGCCGGGCTGAGCCTCACCGTCGCGCACGCGCCCGGCCATACCAAGGGGTCGGTGACCTTCCGGCTGCCCGAGCAGCCGGAGGTGCCACAGGTCCTCTTCTCGGGCGACCTGCTCTTCGCCGGCTCCATCGGACGCACCGACCTGCCCGGCGGCGACAGCGCCGAGATCCTGCGGTCGCTGGCCCGCGTGTGCCTGCCGCTCGACGACTCGACCGTGGTGCTCCCCGGGCACGGCCCCCAGACGACCATCGGCCGCGAGCGCGCCGGCAATCCCTTCCTGCAGGAGCTGGCCGCCGGCCGGGCGGGCGGCCAGGCCGCCCCGCTCCGCCACCGACGACGAATGTGA
- a CDS encoding peptidylprolyl isomerase: MVSRDQRRRQLARDKYERQQRRRADRRKHNRKLAAIISAPLVLVIVVVTIAAATGFGSDDDDKKKDDAAAPSASPEKAHDPCGKPEAGKPSKKTWKKEPKLDIDESATYTMTLSTTCGDIGIEMDAGKAPHTVNNMRFLADEGYFDHSPCHRLTGQESGIFVLQCGDPGGTGQGGPGYTIPDENLKDKAVKGGTYPAGTVAMANTGQKDSGGSQFFLVYQDSPLPPNYTPFGMLTGEGTATVNTIAEAGAQPQDPQTGNTAPNATVVIDKATVTEGTKEQEHDH, from the coding sequence GTGGTCAGCAGGGACCAGCGGAGGCGGCAGCTCGCCCGGGATAAGTACGAGCGGCAGCAGCGCAGGCGCGCCGACCGCAGAAAGCACAACCGGAAGCTCGCGGCGATCATCAGCGCCCCGCTGGTGTTGGTGATCGTCGTCGTCACGATCGCGGCCGCCACCGGCTTCGGGTCGGACGACGACGACAAGAAGAAGGACGACGCGGCGGCGCCCAGCGCGAGCCCGGAGAAGGCGCACGACCCCTGCGGCAAGCCGGAGGCCGGCAAGCCGTCGAAGAAGACGTGGAAGAAGGAGCCGAAGCTCGACATCGACGAGTCCGCGACGTACACGATGACGCTGTCGACCACCTGTGGCGACATCGGCATCGAGATGGACGCGGGCAAGGCGCCGCACACCGTGAACAACATGCGCTTCCTCGCCGACGAGGGCTACTTCGACCACAGCCCGTGCCACCGGCTGACCGGACAGGAGTCCGGCATCTTCGTGCTGCAGTGCGGCGACCCGGGCGGTACCGGCCAGGGCGGACCCGGGTACACGATCCCGGACGAGAACCTCAAGGACAAGGCGGTCAAGGGCGGGACGTACCCCGCGGGCACCGTGGCGATGGCCAACACCGGGCAGAAGGACTCCGGCGGCAGCCAGTTCTTCCTGGTCTACCAGGACAGCCCGCTGCCCCCGAACTACACGCCCTTCGGCATGCTCACCGGCGAGGGCACGGCGACGGTCAACACCATCGCCGAGGCCGGCGCGCAGCCGCAGGACCCGCAGACCGGCAACACCGCGCCGAACGCGACCGTGGTCATCGACAAGGCGACCGTCACCGAGGGCACCAAGGAGCAGGAGCACGACCACTGA
- the hisS gene encoding histidine--tRNA ligase, giving the protein MTTLSVSTSPAFKAPKGTYDLTPPRSAAYLAVREAFAAPVRRAGYGYVETPGFEDVRLFSRGVGESTDIVTKEMYTLTTKGGDELALRPEGTASVLRAALEGNLHKQGNLPVKLWYSGSYYRYERPQKGRYRHFSQVGAEAIGAEDPALDAELIVLAVDGYRALGLTGFRLLLNSLGDQECRPAYRTALQDFLRGLDLDEPTRERIEINPLRVLDDKRPEVRAQLDAAPLMRGHLCEACKAYHEQVRELLTAAGVAYEDDPRLVRGLDYYTRTTFEFVHDGLGAQSAIGGGGRYDGLSEMIGGPALPSVGWALGVDRTVLALEAEGVELDLPATTDVYAAALGEQARRTLFGVVTELRRAGVAADLAFGGKGLKNAMRSADRSGARYALVAGERDLDEGVVQLKDLGSGEQRPVALAAVVGELRKLLA; this is encoded by the coding sequence GTGACGACACTCTCCGTGAGCACTTCACCGGCCTTCAAGGCCCCCAAGGGCACCTACGACCTGACCCCGCCGCGCTCCGCGGCCTACCTCGCGGTCCGCGAGGCGTTCGCCGCGCCCGTACGCCGCGCCGGCTACGGCTACGTCGAGACCCCCGGCTTCGAGGACGTGCGGCTCTTCTCCCGCGGCGTCGGCGAGTCCACCGACATCGTGACCAAGGAGATGTACACCCTCACCACCAAGGGCGGCGACGAGCTGGCGCTGCGCCCCGAGGGCACCGCCTCCGTGCTGCGCGCCGCGCTGGAGGGCAACCTGCACAAGCAGGGCAACCTGCCGGTCAAGCTGTGGTACTCCGGCTCGTACTACCGCTACGAGCGCCCGCAGAAGGGCCGCTACCGGCACTTCTCCCAGGTCGGCGCCGAGGCCATCGGCGCCGAGGACCCGGCACTGGACGCCGAGTTGATCGTCCTGGCCGTCGACGGCTACCGCGCGCTGGGGCTGACGGGCTTCCGGCTGCTGCTCAACTCCCTCGGCGACCAGGAGTGCCGCCCCGCGTACCGCACCGCGCTGCAGGACTTCCTGCGCGGCCTCGACCTCGACGAGCCCACCCGCGAGCGGATCGAGATCAACCCGCTGCGCGTGCTCGACGACAAGCGCCCGGAGGTCCGGGCGCAGCTCGACGCCGCGCCGCTCATGCGCGGCCACCTGTGCGAGGCGTGCAAGGCGTACCACGAGCAGGTCCGCGAGCTGCTGACCGCGGCCGGCGTCGCGTACGAGGACGACCCCCGGCTGGTCCGCGGCCTCGACTACTACACGCGCACCACCTTCGAGTTCGTCCACGACGGCCTCGGCGCGCAGTCCGCCATCGGCGGCGGTGGGCGCTACGACGGGCTGTCGGAGATGATCGGCGGCCCCGCCCTGCCGTCGGTGGGCTGGGCGCTGGGCGTGGACCGCACGGTGCTGGCGCTGGAGGCCGAGGGCGTGGAGCTGGACCTGCCCGCGACCACCGACGTGTACGCGGCGGCCCTCGGCGAGCAGGCCCGCAGGACCCTCTTCGGCGTGGTCACGGAGCTGCGCCGGGCCGGGGTCGCGGCGGACCTCGCCTTCGGCGGCAAGGGGCTGAAGAACGCGATGCGGTCCGCCGACCGCTCCGGCGCGCGCTACGCGCTGGTCGCGGGGGAGCGGGACCTCGACGAGGGCGTGGTGCAGCTCAAGGACCTCGGCAGCGGCGAGCAGCGGCCGGTCGCGCTGGCCGCGGTCGTCGGCGAGCTGCGGAAGCTGCTGGCCTGA
- a CDS encoding replication-associated recombination protein A — protein MEPDLFTAAAEERQEKDPGSSPLAVRMRPRTLDEVVGQQHLLRPGAPLRRLVGEGAGGPAGPASVLLWGPPGTGKTTLAYVVSQATQKRFVELSAITAGVKEVRAVIEGARRAAGGYGKETVLFLDEIHRFSKAQQDSLLPAVENRWVTLIAATTENPYFSVISPLLSRSLLLTLEPLTDDDVRGLLHRAVAAERGLGGAVTLPEDSEEHLLRIAGGDARRALTALEAAAGAALAQGEAEVSLPTLEAAVDRAAVAYDRDGDQHYDVASALIKSVRGSDVDAALHYLARMIEAGEDPRFIARRLMISASEDIGLADSSALQTAVAAAQAVAMIGFPEAALTLAHATVALALAPKSNAVTKAVGAAMDDVRAGRAGPVPAHLRDGHYKGAEKLGHAQGYVYPHDVPGAIAAQQYAPDALAGRRYYEPTRYGAEARYAEVVERVRERLAGGGQDGPGRGDERN, from the coding sequence GTGGAGCCCGACCTGTTCACCGCCGCGGCCGAGGAGCGCCAGGAGAAGGATCCCGGCAGCTCCCCGCTGGCCGTCCGGATGCGCCCGCGCACCCTCGACGAGGTCGTGGGGCAGCAGCACCTGCTGAGGCCCGGCGCGCCGCTGCGCCGGCTCGTCGGCGAGGGCGCCGGAGGTCCTGCGGGCCCGGCGTCCGTGCTGCTGTGGGGCCCGCCCGGCACCGGCAAGACCACCCTGGCGTACGTGGTCAGCCAGGCCACGCAGAAGCGCTTCGTGGAGCTGTCCGCGATCACCGCCGGCGTCAAGGAGGTCCGCGCGGTCATCGAGGGCGCCCGCCGCGCCGCCGGGGGGTACGGCAAGGAGACCGTCCTCTTCCTCGACGAGATCCACCGCTTCAGCAAGGCCCAGCAGGACTCGCTGCTGCCCGCGGTCGAGAACCGCTGGGTGACGCTGATCGCGGCCACCACGGAGAATCCGTACTTCTCGGTCATCTCCCCGCTGCTCTCCCGCTCGCTGCTGCTCACGCTGGAGCCCCTCACCGACGACGACGTGCGCGGGCTGCTGCACCGGGCGGTCGCCGCCGAGCGCGGGCTCGGCGGCGCGGTGACGCTCCCGGAGGACTCCGAGGAGCACCTGCTGCGCATCGCCGGCGGCGACGCGCGCCGGGCGCTCACGGCGCTGGAGGCGGCGGCGGGGGCGGCGCTGGCGCAGGGCGAGGCGGAGGTGTCGCTGCCGACGCTGGAGGCGGCGGTGGACCGCGCCGCCGTGGCGTACGACCGGGACGGCGACCAGCACTACGACGTGGCCAGCGCCCTGATCAAGTCCGTGCGCGGCTCGGACGTGGACGCGGCGCTGCACTATCTGGCGCGCATGATCGAGGCCGGTGAGGACCCGCGGTTCATCGCCCGGCGGCTGATGATCTCCGCCAGCGAGGACATCGGGCTCGCCGACTCCTCGGCGCTGCAGACGGCGGTCGCCGCGGCCCAGGCCGTGGCCATGATCGGCTTCCCGGAGGCGGCGCTGACGCTGGCGCACGCCACGGTGGCGCTCGCGCTGGCCCCGAAGTCCAACGCGGTGACGAAGGCCGTCGGCGCCGCGATGGACGACGTACGGGCGGGCAGGGCGGGCCCGGTGCCCGCGCATCTGCGGGACGGGCACTACAAGGGCGCGGAGAAGCTGGGGCACGCGCAGGGGTACGTGTACCCGCACGACGTCCCCGGCGCCATCGCCGCCCAGCAGTACGCCCCGGACGCCCTGGCGGGCCGGCGGTACTACGAGCCGACGCGGTACGGCGCGGAGGCGCGGTACGCCGAGGTGGTCGAGCGGGTGCGCGAGCGGCTGGCGGGCGGGGGTCAGGACGGCCCGGGACGGGGCGACGAGCGCAACTGA
- a CDS encoding DUF349 domain-containing protein gives MSSDPWGRVDETGTVYVRTADGERVVGSWQAGSADEALAYFKRKYEGLVVEIGLLERRVQTTDLSTKDATTAIDHLRAQVSEAHAVGDLDALTARLDRLVEAVGARQEERKAAKAKHQQEVRESKEAVVAEAEELAQSEQWRAAGERLRELVETWKSLPRLDRRSDDELWHRFSHARSAFSKRRKAHFASLDAQREEARRRKEKLVEEAEALSASREWGPTAARYRELMSDWKAAGRAQRDQEEDLWTRFRGAQDVFFQARSEVFAERDHEQRENLTRKEELVAEAEKLLPVTDLKTARGAFRSINERWEAIGHVPRDARAKIEARMHAVERSIGEAEEAEWRRTNPEARARAEGLTGQLQDAVDKLHRQIEQARSQGNAAKADKLARELEGRQALLDQALKGLREFGG, from the coding sequence GTGAGCAGCGACCCATGGGGCCGGGTCGACGAGACGGGCACCGTGTACGTGCGTACCGCCGACGGCGAGCGAGTCGTCGGTTCCTGGCAGGCGGGCTCGGCCGACGAGGCGCTCGCCTACTTCAAGCGCAAGTACGAGGGCCTGGTCGTGGAGATCGGCCTCCTCGAGCGCCGGGTGCAGACCACCGACCTGTCCACCAAGGACGCCACCACCGCCATCGACCACCTGCGCGCGCAGGTCTCGGAGGCGCACGCGGTCGGCGACCTGGACGCGCTGACGGCGCGGCTCGACCGGCTGGTGGAGGCCGTGGGCGCCCGTCAGGAGGAGCGCAAGGCGGCGAAGGCCAAGCACCAGCAGGAAGTGCGCGAGTCCAAGGAGGCGGTGGTCGCCGAGGCGGAGGAGCTGGCGCAGAGCGAGCAGTGGCGCGCGGCGGGCGAGCGGCTGCGGGAACTGGTGGAGACCTGGAAGAGCCTGCCGCGGCTGGACCGCAGGAGCGACGACGAGCTGTGGCACCGCTTCAGCCACGCCCGCTCGGCCTTCTCCAAGCGCCGCAAGGCCCACTTCGCCTCCCTCGACGCCCAGCGCGAGGAGGCCAGGCGGCGCAAGGAGAAGCTGGTGGAGGAGGCGGAGGCGCTCTCCGCCTCCCGTGAGTGGGGGCCGACGGCCGCCCGCTACCGCGAGCTGATGTCGGACTGGAAGGCCGCGGGCCGCGCGCAGCGCGACCAGGAGGAGGACCTGTGGACCCGCTTCCGCGGCGCGCAGGACGTCTTCTTCCAGGCCCGCAGCGAGGTCTTCGCGGAGCGCGACCACGAGCAGCGCGAGAACCTGACGCGCAAGGAGGAGCTGGTCGCGGAGGCGGAGAAGCTGCTGCCGGTCACCGACCTCAAGACCGCCAGGGGGGCCTTCCGTTCGATCAACGAGCGGTGGGAGGCCATCGGCCACGTACCCCGGGACGCCAGGGCGAAGATCGAGGCCCGGATGCACGCCGTGGAGCGCTCCATCGGCGAGGCGGAGGAGGCCGAGTGGCGCCGGACGAACCCGGAGGCGCGGGCGCGCGCCGAGGGGCTCACGGGGCAGTTGCAGGACGCCGTCGACAAGCTCCACCGGCAGATCGAGCAGGCCAGGTCGCAGGGCAACGCCGCCAAGGCCGACAAGCTGGCCCGTGAGCTGGAGGGCCGGCAGGCGCTGCTCGACCAGGCCCTCAAGGGCCTGCGGGAGTTCGGGGGCTGA
- a CDS encoding DUF6167 family protein, translating to MFRRTFWFTTGAATGVWATLRAQRAMRHVSPESIAATAANRAVDTGRRALLFARDVRAAMAEREDQLNDALGLSPRSRPAELPGQRAKAQLDRKAARRRPDDRNRYHRNRNLKEDH from the coding sequence ATGTTCCGTCGGACCTTCTGGTTCACGACCGGTGCCGCCACCGGCGTCTGGGCCACCCTCAGGGCGCAGCGCGCGATGCGCCACGTCTCCCCCGAGAGCATCGCCGCCACGGCCGCGAACCGCGCCGTCGACACCGGCCGCCGCGCCCTGCTCTTCGCCCGGGACGTGCGCGCCGCGATGGCCGAGCGCGAGGACCAGCTCAACGACGCCCTCGGGCTCAGCCCCCGCAGCCGCCCCGCCGAACTGCCGGGACAGCGCGCCAAGGCACAGCTCGACCGGAAGGCCGCCCGGCGCCGGCCCGACGACCGCAACCGGTACCACCGCAATCGCAACCTGAAAGAGGACCACTGA
- a CDS encoding vitamin K epoxide reductase family protein yields the protein MTTTATRTAPSRHEDPPDSGLIRSGRPFAWLLVIGGALGLVASAVITHDKMKLLEDPGYVSACSLNPVLSCNNIMKSWQASVFGFPNPFVGWIAFPMLVVIGVGLLAGAGHRRWWWTGLWAGSLFGVGFVTFLQYSSLYKIGSLCLWCSLVWAVTILIFWYTTVHNVKTGVFPVSARVREAVLEFNWVVPVLWYGVLLILIGIRWWSYWKTLL from the coding sequence ATGACCACGACCGCAACGAGAACGGCCCCGTCCCGGCACGAGGACCCGCCCGACTCCGGACTGATCCGGTCGGGCCGACCGTTCGCCTGGCTGCTGGTGATCGGCGGCGCGCTGGGCCTCGTGGCGTCCGCGGTGATCACGCACGACAAGATGAAGCTGCTGGAGGACCCGGGCTACGTCTCGGCCTGCAGCCTGAACCCCGTCCTGTCGTGCAACAACATCATGAAGAGCTGGCAGGCCTCGGTGTTCGGGTTCCCGAACCCGTTCGTCGGCTGGATCGCCTTCCCGATGCTCGTCGTGATCGGCGTCGGCCTGCTGGCCGGCGCGGGGCACCGCCGCTGGTGGTGGACCGGGCTGTGGGCGGGCTCCCTCTTCGGGGTCGGCTTCGTCACCTTCCTCCAGTACTCCTCGCTGTACAAGATCGGCTCACTGTGCCTGTGGTGCTCGCTGGTCTGGGCGGTGACGATCCTGATCTTCTGGTACACGACCGTGCACAACGTCAAGACCGGCGTCTTCCCGGTCTCGGCGCGGGTGCGCGAGGCGGTGCTGGAGTTCAACTGGGTGGTGCCCGTCCTGTGGTACGGGGTCCTGCTGATCCTGATCGGCATCCGCTGGTGGTCGTACTGGAAGACGCTCCTCTGA